CTCAGCTCGGTGATGCTGGTCATCATCAATGTTATTGGCCTGCTGTCCATGATCTACTCGATGAAGTACATGACCACATATACGGCCAAGCCGAAGTTCTACACACTGTTCCTTCTGATGATCGCAGGGATGAACGGCGTAGTCATAACTGGAGACATGTTCAACTTGTATGTCTTCCTTGAGATCGCGTCGATCGCCTCGTACGCTCTCGTAGGATTTGGCTGCGAGAAAAATGAACTCGAGGCCTCGTTCAAGTACCTGATCCTGGGTGGAGTGGCCAGCACGGTTGTACTCTTTGGAATAGCCTTCCTCTATTCGATGACTGGAACTCTCAACATGCCGGATCTCGCGGTCAAGATTCCAGAGATCGGACACAACCACGCGATGGGATTCGTAATGGCTCTGTTCATCATGGGATTCGGGCTCAAGGCGTCGTCTGTTCCGTTCCATGCCTGGTTGCCAGACGCGCATCCGAGCGCGCCAGCTCCCATATCCGCCATGCTCTCAGGCGTACTTATCAAGGCTCTTGGCATCTATTCGATCGCAAGGATCATGTTCAACATATTCGGTTCAGACACTATGGTCTCTTCGATACTCATGTTCCTGGGAGCGCTTTCGATGCTTGTCGGCGTCTTCCTCGCTGTCGGACAGCATGATTTTAAAAGAATGCTGGCGTATCACTCGATAAGCCAGATGGGATATGTGATGATGGGGCTCGGTCTTGGTCTCAATCCGAACGTACCCCCGGCGCTCGCGGCGCTGGCGTTATTCGGCGGGCTCTTTCATATGGTCAACCACGCTGTTTTCAAGTCCTGCCTCTTTCTCTGTGCCGGTTCTTTCGAATACCGGACGGGGACGAAAGACAAAACAGAAATGGGTGGGCTTATCAGGCGTATGCCTTTCACATCTGCTACCTGCTCGATAGCCTCGTTATCGATTTCAGGTGTGCCGCCATTTAACGGATTCTGGAGCAAGCTGATCATCATCGTTGCGTTCATGAAAGCCGGATATACGATATATGGTATTCTGGCGATCCTGGTCGCCTTTATGACGATGATCTCTTTCATCAGATTACAAATGAATGTTATTTTCGGAAAGCTTCCGGAGAAGTTCGAGAAAATCAAAGAAGCTCCCTTCGCGATGGTACTACCATTGGTCATTCTGGCAATTCTGTGCCTTGCGCTAGGTATCTTCTATCCGTTGGTCGATCAGAACCTGATCGAAGCTGCGAAAGACGCGTTACTGGACAAGGCGCAATATATAAGTTTTCTGGGCAGGTAAATGAAAAAGGGTAATCGATGAAACGATTCTTACATTTTCTGATTCTACTGGGCATCTGGATGCTTTTGACGTGGTCCGTCGCCTGGCAGGAAGTTCTGGTCGGTGTCGTTGTCGCGCTTATAGCGGAACTGCTGCTTGGAGATATCTTTCCAATAGGAGCGATCAAGCTCTTCAACCCGATCAGGCTCTACTGGATGATAGTCTATGCTGTCGTATTTTTAGGTTATGTCATACGGGCGAACTTCGATGTTGCCTACCGGGTCCTGAATCTCTACATGCCGATCCGCCCCGGGATCGTCAAGGTCAAGATGAGGTTGAAGAGTGATATGGCGAGGACGTTCCTTGCGAATTCTATCACGCTGACACCCGGAACGCTGACGGTGGATTGTGTCGGTGAAAACCTGTACGTTCACTGGATAAACATTACTTCCGACGATCCGGAGAAGGAAACGGAGATCATCGTATCCCGTTTCGAAAATCTGTTAGAAAGGATATTTGAGTGAGTGTCTTTATCGCGCTGTTGATTCTCTGCATTTTCCTCTGCCTGTACAGGGTAGGGAAGGGGCCTACAGCACCCGACAGGACGGTGGCGATTGATATTCTTGGAACCCTCGTAGTCGGTTTCTGCGCGATATACTCGATCATCACCAAGAAAGACCTGTATATGAATATCGGAATATCCTGGGCTCTTCTGAGTTTCATCGGAACGCTTGCCCTGTCAAAATACCTTGAGGGGAGGGGTTTCGATGAATGAGACGATAGGCCTGATATTTCTTATCATCGGTATCACTTTTGACGTAATCGGTTGTATCGGCCTGGTAAGGCTACCCGATGTATATAACCGCCTCCAGGCGGCCACTAAATGCGTCACTCTGGGAACGAGCATGATATTACTGGCGGTAGTCTTTTATACCGGCATAAACTCGATCGGTGTAAAAGCCCTGCTCTGTATCTGGTTCGTCCTGATAACTTCTCCAACGGGAGCTCATGCCATAGCGAGAGCTGCTCACAAGTCAGGTGTCCGGTTATGGAAGGGCAGCGTAATGGATAAATATGCTGAGGACAATGAAGGTGCCGACAGCTCCTCCTGACACGGGAGGCTTTAACTGTAGCGGGGGTTGGTAGATATAATGCGTTATCCAAAACTGAGAGAACTCAAGGAAGCTATCACAGCCCTGATCAAGGGGCCGTACACATCGAAGTTCCCCAAGGTACCCGCGACGGTTCCTGAACATTTCCGTGGTACACCGACCTATGTGCCTGACGAATGTGTCGGTTGCGGTTCGTGCGCCCAGGTATGCCCGGCCGGGGCCATAGAGATCGTTGATGAATACAGGGAAGATGAAGGGAAGATGGTACGCAGGATCGAGAGAAATTGGGGCAACTGCATATTCTGCAGCCAGTGCTATGAGTACTGCATCACAAACAAGGGAATCGAGCTCGACCCTGATTTCGAGAAATCATGCTTTGATATGGCTGATGCGATCAACACGCATGACAAGGAACTGCTCTTCTGCGAGCATTGCAGTACCCCTATCACGGCAAAAGACCATATTAAGTGGATCGGCAAAAAGCTTGGAGAGCTTTCGTTCGCGAACCCGACCCTTACAGTATACAAATATGGAGAATTAAAATTGGTGGAAGAGGGAACCGGGGACAATCCTCGGAAAAATCTCGAAAGAGATAATTTCATCAGGGTCCTCTGCCCGAACTGCCGTGCCGCTTATATCCTTTCGGATGAGTGGGGGACAAGCTGACCCGGATGGGATCTTGCGAATTCAGGCCTCCCTCTTCGGGGGCC
The genomic region above belongs to Candidatus Latescibacterota bacterium and contains:
- a CDS encoding Na+/H+ antiporter subunit E, translating into MKRFLHFLILLGIWMLLTWSVAWQEVLVGVVVALIAELLLGDIFPIGAIKLFNPIRLYWMIVYAVVFLGYVIRANFDVAYRVLNLYMPIRPGIVKVKMRLKSDMARTFLANSITLTPGTLTVDCVGENLYVHWINITSDDPEKETEIIVSRFENLLERIFE
- a CDS encoding 4Fe-4S dicluster domain-containing protein; this encodes MRYPKLRELKEAITALIKGPYTSKFPKVPATVPEHFRGTPTYVPDECVGCGSCAQVCPAGAIEIVDEYREDEGKMVRRIERNWGNCIFCSQCYEYCITNKGIELDPDFEKSCFDMADAINTHDKELLFCEHCSTPITAKDHIKWIGKKLGELSFANPTLTVYKYGELKLVEEGTGDNPRKNLERDNFIRVLCPNCRAAYILSDEWGTS
- a CDS encoding monovalent cation/H+ antiporter subunit D family protein, whose amino-acid sequence is MQAYFPLFTAIPLAMAFINLLVTKVNKKVTDFLAFLAMISLASMAIMMLFESPFSYQLGGWAPPIGILLVSDGLSSVMLVIINVIGLLSMIYSMKYMTTYTAKPKFYTLFLLMIAGMNGVVITGDMFNLYVFLEIASIASYALVGFGCEKNELEASFKYLILGGVASTVVLFGIAFLYSMTGTLNMPDLAVKIPEIGHNHAMGFVMALFIMGFGLKASSVPFHAWLPDAHPSAPAPISAMLSGVLIKALGIYSIARIMFNIFGSDTMVSSILMFLGALSMLVGVFLAVGQHDFKRMLAYHSISQMGYVMMGLGLGLNPNVPPALAALALFGGLFHMVNHAVFKSCLFLCAGSFEYRTGTKDKTEMGGLIRRMPFTSATCSIASLSISGVPPFNGFWSKLIIIVAFMKAGYTIYGILAILVAFMTMISFIRLQMNVIFGKLPEKFEKIKEAPFAMVLPLVILAILCLALGIFYPLVDQNLIEAAKDALLDKAQYISFLGR
- the mnhG gene encoding monovalent cation/H(+) antiporter subunit G, with the protein product MNETIGLIFLIIGITFDVIGCIGLVRLPDVYNRLQAATKCVTLGTSMILLAVVFYTGINSIGVKALLCIWFVLITSPTGAHAIARAAHKSGVRLWKGSVMDKYAEDNEGADSSS
- a CDS encoding cation:proton antiporter; its protein translation is MSVFIALLILCIFLCLYRVGKGPTAPDRTVAIDILGTLVVGFCAIYSIITKKDLYMNIGISWALLSFIGTLALSKYLEGRGFDE